The Ahaetulla prasina isolate Xishuangbanna chromosome 11, ASM2864084v1, whole genome shotgun sequence genome contains a region encoding:
- the LOC131183918 gene encoding stonustoxin subunit alpha-like isoform X2, which yields MARTQDTIETSALGRPFQLGMLYDWVTLWDYSSLQKDLTIKPQPKTESEIIASDSIDDKSSALDISASLKVSFLGGLIEVGGSAKYLQDKKKSKQQARVTVQYKTTTKYEQLTMRHLGIQNVSYPAVFEHGTATHVVTAILYGAQAFFVFDREVSSTESVKDIQGTLQLTVKNLISITGEAEVKLTEKEKENAQKFSCKFHGNFSLEKNPVTFQDAMNIYETLPKLLGEHGEKAVPMRVWLYPLTKLDNRAAKLVREISLTLIFDAEKILEELNEIQMQSNDLIKNRMAETFPEIKRKIRQFKDLCKQHRQTFQKQLARVLPSIRGGGQEEGTLVDILMSVNQSPFNSQRLHEFLDTKKREMNFVQSYLTILSQMQVISSQNELEEIVLNPQNVYVVSFIFTSLHKKEPFLLSLQDWLQEQFLQESANSTRSSPGQKEDMAWFEDKGWTRNARRAAKSIKDFFSVNQSNEKVRFVVASLPDVDNPVASIYLYEDGELVSKNFELPSKPLPLLISELRHDSIQLKFQPAEHGKATISSYLVEYKVAGEENWKTARTEDAGEMFLLKDLPPNTEYQLQYAACCKPGLSKRSDLSPPIKTLPTSPPEKLRMVTAASSVISVAWMSPSIVASGVVVKEYKVEYRMAEAEAGKDQWTEKRTGRKTEFYPIEGLKPQRMYRVRVSAVCDNRALSAPSEEVAVSTSLEEEDGGNIAHQFPVEGAESWQILYFLHNKKRNLVKNPNGEEGLQHWKDVQNGGDGWKVEELPGDSGKDFPREEVHTYFVSSFGWCSKSQIIDLQAEGYWEELMDTTQPKIVVKDWYAGRCDAGCLYHLKVKLLSAKKDVVAEFKSETISVPLDKEGEWAEVTHTFADYGPGVRFVHFEHSGKDTVVWKGWYGARVTSSTVTVEP from the exons atggccCGGACACAGGATACCATTGAGACCTCGGCATTGGGCCGCCCCTTCCAGCTGGGGATGCTTTACGACT GGGTCACCCTTTGGGATTACAGCTCTCTTCAGAAGGACCTGACCATCAAGCCTCAGCCCAAGACAGAATCAGAAATCATTGCATCAGATAGCATAGATGATAAGAGCTCCGCCCTGGATATCTCAGCCTCCCTCAAGGTCAGTTTCCTGGGAGGGCTGATTGAAGTGGGAGGGTCGGCCAAGTATCTTCAGGACAAAAAGAAGTCCAAGCAACAGGCCAGAGTAACCGTTCAGTACAAAACCACCACCAAGTATGAACAGCTGACAATGAGACACCTGGGAATCCAGAATGTCTCTTACCCAGCCGTCTTTGAGCATGGCACAGCCACCCACGTGGTCACCGCCATCCTCTATGGAGCCCAGGCTTTCTTTGTGTTTGACCGAGAAGTTTCTTCAACGGAATCGGTGAAAGATATTCAAGGAACTCTCCAGCTTACAGTCAAGAATCTGATATCCATCACGGGAGAAGCAGAGGTCAAACTGactgagaaggagaaagagaatgctCAGAAGTTTAGTTGCAAGTTCCATGGAAACTTTTCTTTGGAGAAAAATCCAGTGACCTTCCAAGATGCCATGAATATTTATGAAACTCTCCCAAAATTGTTAGGGGAACATGGGGAGAAGGCTGTGCCTATGAGGGTCTGGCTCTACCCACTGACCAAGCTGGACAACAGAGCAGCTAAGTTGGTCCGTGAGATCAGCCTAACATTGATCTTTGATGCTGAAAAGATCTTGGAGGAACTCAACGAAATCCAGATGCAAAGCAACGATCTAATCAAGAATCGCATGGCTGAGACCTTCCCTGAGATCAAGAGGAAGATCCGGCAGTTCAAGGATCTGTGCAAGCAACACAGGCAGACTTTCCAGAAACAGCTGGCCAGAGTGTTGCCTTCCATCCGGGGAGGAGGGCAGGAGGAAGGGACCCTGGTGGACATCTTGATGTCCGTCAACCAGTCGCCCTTCAACAGCCAAAGACTCCATGAATTTCTGGACAccaagaaaagagaaatgaactTTGTCCAATCTTATCTGACTATTCTAAGTCAAATGCAAGTTATCTCATCTCAGAACGAACTGGAGGAAATAGTTCTGAACCCCCAGAATGTATATGTGGTCTCCTTTATATTCACCTCTTTACATAAAAAGGAGCCATTTCTGTTGAGCTTACAGGATTGGCTTCAGGAACAATTCTTGCAAGAATCAGCGAACTCCACAAGGTCCTCTCCTGGGCAGAAGGAAGACATGGCCTGGTTTGAGGACAAGGGGTGGACCCGCAATGCTCGCCGAGCTGCCAAATCCATCAAAGACTTTTTCAGCGTCAATCAATCCAATGAGAAGGTCCGCTTTGTTGTGGCCTCACTCCCAGATGTGGACAACCCAGTTGCCTCAATATACCTCTATGAAGATGGAGAGCTGGTCAGCAAGAACTTTGAGTTGCCCTCAAAACCTCTCCCTCTCCTGATCAGTGAACTGAGACACGACAGcattcagctgaagtttcagccaGCTGAACATGGAAAGGCTACAATCTCCAGCTATCTGGTAGAGTACAAGGTTGCAGGGGAAGAAAACTGGAAGACTGCGAGGACAGAGGATGCTGGGGAGATGTTCCTGCTGAAAGATCTGCCTCCAAACACAGAGTACCAGCTCCAGTACGCTGCTTGTTGCAAGCCAGGCCTTAGTAAAAGGAGTGACCTGAGCCCACCCATTAAGACCCTTCCCACCAGCCCTCCTGAGAAATTAAGAATGGTCACTGCAGCATCTTCTGTCATCTCTGTGGCCTGGATGAGTCCCAGCATCGTTGCGTCAGGAGTTGTGGTCAAGGAATACAAGGTGGAGTACAGAATGGCGGAGGCTGAAGCTGGGAAGGACCAATGGACTGAAAAAAGGACTGGGAGAAAAACAGAATTTTATCCCATTGAAGGTCTGAAGCCCCAGAGGATGTATAGAGTACGGGTGTCGGCCGTGTGTGATAATAGAGCTTTGAGTGCCCCCAGCGAGGAGGTGGCGGTCTCCACATCActggaggaggaagatggaggaaaCATAGCCCACCAATTCCCAGTGGAAGGCGCAGAGAGCTGGCAAATCCTCTATTTTCTTCATAATAAGAAGCGGAATTTGGTCAAGAACCCAAACGGAGAAG AGGGTCTCCAGCATTGGAAGGATGTGCAAAACGGGGGCGACGGCTGGAAAGTGGAAGAGCTGCCGGGCGATTCCGGAAAGGATTTCCCCAGGGAGGAAGTCCACACCTATTTCGTGTCCTCTTTTGG CTGGTGCAGCAAATCCCAAATAATTGACCTGCAAGCTGAAGGCTACTGGGAGGAGCTGATGGATACCACCCAGCCCAAAATCGTAGTAAAGGACTG GTATGCTGGTCGCTGCGATGCTGGCTGCCTTTACCACCTGAAGGTGAAGCTGCTGTCTGCTAAGAAAGACGTGGTGGCCGAATTCAAGAGCGAAACCATATCGGTCCCCCTGGACAAGGAGGGCGAGTGGGCTGAG GTCACTCATACTTTCGCTGATTATGGTCCCGGCGTGCGCTTTGTCCATTTCGAACACAGCGGTAAGGATACGGTGGTCTGGAAGGGCTGGTACGGCGCCCGGGTGACATCCAGCACAGTGACGGTGGAACCTTAA
- the LOC131183918 gene encoding stonustoxin subunit alpha-like isoform X3: MRIHLTGPAVDQALSRASLDYQSGGVTLWDYSSLQKDLTIKPQPKTESEIIASDSIDDKSSALDISASLKVSFLGGLIEVGGSAKYLQDKKKSKQQARVTVQYKTTTKYEQLTMRHLGIQNVSYPAVFEHGTATHVVTAILYGAQAFFVFDREVSSTESVKDIQGTLQLTVKNLISITGEAEVKLTEKEKENAQKFSCKFHGNFSLEKNPVTFQDAMNIYETLPKLLGEHGEKAVPMRVWLYPLTKLDNRAAKLVREISLTLIFDAEKILEELNEIQMQSNDLIKNRMAETFPEIKRKIRQFKDLCKQHRQTFQKQLARVLPSIRGGGQEEGTLVDILMSVNQSPFNSQRLHEFLDTKKREMNFVQSYLTILSQMQVISSQNELEEIVLNPQNVYVVSFIFTSLHKKEPFLLSLQDWLQEQFLQESANSTRSSPGQKEDMAWFEDKGWTRNARRAAKSIKDFFSVNQSNEKVRFVVASLPDVDNPVASIYLYEDGELVSKNFELPSKPLPLLISELRHDSIQLKFQPAEHGKATISSYLVEYKVAGEENWKTARTEDAGEMFLLKDLPPNTEYQLQYAACCKPGLSKRSDLSPPIKTLPTSPPEKLRMVTAASSVISVAWMSPSIVASGVVVKEYKVEYRMAEAEAGKDQWTEKRTGRKTEFYPIEGLKPQRMYRVRVSAVCDNRALSAPSEEVAVSTSLEEEDGGNIAHQFPVEGAESWQILYFLHNKKRNLVKNPNGEEGLQHWKDVQNGGDGWKVEELPGDSGKDFPREEVHTYFVSSFGWCSKSQIIDLQAEGYWEELMDTTQPKIVVKDWYAGRCDAGCLYHLKVKLLSAKKDVVAEFKSETISVPLDKEGEWAEVTHTFADYGPGVRFVHFEHSGKDTVVWKGWYGARVTSSTVTVEP; encoded by the exons ATGCGTATCCATCTCACCGGCCCTGCTGTGGACCAGGCACTCAGCAGAGCCAGCCTTGACTACCAATCAGGGG GGGTCACCCTTTGGGATTACAGCTCTCTTCAGAAGGACCTGACCATCAAGCCTCAGCCCAAGACAGAATCAGAAATCATTGCATCAGATAGCATAGATGATAAGAGCTCCGCCCTGGATATCTCAGCCTCCCTCAAGGTCAGTTTCCTGGGAGGGCTGATTGAAGTGGGAGGGTCGGCCAAGTATCTTCAGGACAAAAAGAAGTCCAAGCAACAGGCCAGAGTAACCGTTCAGTACAAAACCACCACCAAGTATGAACAGCTGACAATGAGACACCTGGGAATCCAGAATGTCTCTTACCCAGCCGTCTTTGAGCATGGCACAGCCACCCACGTGGTCACCGCCATCCTCTATGGAGCCCAGGCTTTCTTTGTGTTTGACCGAGAAGTTTCTTCAACGGAATCGGTGAAAGATATTCAAGGAACTCTCCAGCTTACAGTCAAGAATCTGATATCCATCACGGGAGAAGCAGAGGTCAAACTGactgagaaggagaaagagaatgctCAGAAGTTTAGTTGCAAGTTCCATGGAAACTTTTCTTTGGAGAAAAATCCAGTGACCTTCCAAGATGCCATGAATATTTATGAAACTCTCCCAAAATTGTTAGGGGAACATGGGGAGAAGGCTGTGCCTATGAGGGTCTGGCTCTACCCACTGACCAAGCTGGACAACAGAGCAGCTAAGTTGGTCCGTGAGATCAGCCTAACATTGATCTTTGATGCTGAAAAGATCTTGGAGGAACTCAACGAAATCCAGATGCAAAGCAACGATCTAATCAAGAATCGCATGGCTGAGACCTTCCCTGAGATCAAGAGGAAGATCCGGCAGTTCAAGGATCTGTGCAAGCAACACAGGCAGACTTTCCAGAAACAGCTGGCCAGAGTGTTGCCTTCCATCCGGGGAGGAGGGCAGGAGGAAGGGACCCTGGTGGACATCTTGATGTCCGTCAACCAGTCGCCCTTCAACAGCCAAAGACTCCATGAATTTCTGGACAccaagaaaagagaaatgaactTTGTCCAATCTTATCTGACTATTCTAAGTCAAATGCAAGTTATCTCATCTCAGAACGAACTGGAGGAAATAGTTCTGAACCCCCAGAATGTATATGTGGTCTCCTTTATATTCACCTCTTTACATAAAAAGGAGCCATTTCTGTTGAGCTTACAGGATTGGCTTCAGGAACAATTCTTGCAAGAATCAGCGAACTCCACAAGGTCCTCTCCTGGGCAGAAGGAAGACATGGCCTGGTTTGAGGACAAGGGGTGGACCCGCAATGCTCGCCGAGCTGCCAAATCCATCAAAGACTTTTTCAGCGTCAATCAATCCAATGAGAAGGTCCGCTTTGTTGTGGCCTCACTCCCAGATGTGGACAACCCAGTTGCCTCAATATACCTCTATGAAGATGGAGAGCTGGTCAGCAAGAACTTTGAGTTGCCCTCAAAACCTCTCCCTCTCCTGATCAGTGAACTGAGACACGACAGcattcagctgaagtttcagccaGCTGAACATGGAAAGGCTACAATCTCCAGCTATCTGGTAGAGTACAAGGTTGCAGGGGAAGAAAACTGGAAGACTGCGAGGACAGAGGATGCTGGGGAGATGTTCCTGCTGAAAGATCTGCCTCCAAACACAGAGTACCAGCTCCAGTACGCTGCTTGTTGCAAGCCAGGCCTTAGTAAAAGGAGTGACCTGAGCCCACCCATTAAGACCCTTCCCACCAGCCCTCCTGAGAAATTAAGAATGGTCACTGCAGCATCTTCTGTCATCTCTGTGGCCTGGATGAGTCCCAGCATCGTTGCGTCAGGAGTTGTGGTCAAGGAATACAAGGTGGAGTACAGAATGGCGGAGGCTGAAGCTGGGAAGGACCAATGGACTGAAAAAAGGACTGGGAGAAAAACAGAATTTTATCCCATTGAAGGTCTGAAGCCCCAGAGGATGTATAGAGTACGGGTGTCGGCCGTGTGTGATAATAGAGCTTTGAGTGCCCCCAGCGAGGAGGTGGCGGTCTCCACATCActggaggaggaagatggaggaaaCATAGCCCACCAATTCCCAGTGGAAGGCGCAGAGAGCTGGCAAATCCTCTATTTTCTTCATAATAAGAAGCGGAATTTGGTCAAGAACCCAAACGGAGAAG AGGGTCTCCAGCATTGGAAGGATGTGCAAAACGGGGGCGACGGCTGGAAAGTGGAAGAGCTGCCGGGCGATTCCGGAAAGGATTTCCCCAGGGAGGAAGTCCACACCTATTTCGTGTCCTCTTTTGG CTGGTGCAGCAAATCCCAAATAATTGACCTGCAAGCTGAAGGCTACTGGGAGGAGCTGATGGATACCACCCAGCCCAAAATCGTAGTAAAGGACTG GTATGCTGGTCGCTGCGATGCTGGCTGCCTTTACCACCTGAAGGTGAAGCTGCTGTCTGCTAAGAAAGACGTGGTGGCCGAATTCAAGAGCGAAACCATATCGGTCCCCCTGGACAAGGAGGGCGAGTGGGCTGAG GTCACTCATACTTTCGCTGATTATGGTCCCGGCGTGCGCTTTGTCCATTTCGAACACAGCGGTAAGGATACGGTGGTCTGGAAGGGCTGGTACGGCGCCCGGGTGACATCCAGCACAGTGACGGTGGAACCTTAA